The Mangifera indica cultivar Alphonso unplaced genomic scaffold, CATAS_Mindica_2.1 Un_0149, whole genome shotgun sequence genome includes a window with the following:
- the LOC123208173 gene encoding uncharacterized protein LOC123208173, with protein sequence MLSMLNLYGSYGLPLCVSANTQSHHLTLSKEMADHDRRREAMKNKQRSRGRGGVHANQAMGIDGNCVREVAEITEGEVDEDLAYVLRDLFDICSSCTAKAA encoded by the exons ATGCTGTCCATGCTGAACCTTTACGGCTCCTATGGCCTTCCACTATGTGTTTCTGCTAACACTCAGTCTCATCATCTCACCCTCTCCAAAGA GATGGCTGATCATGATCGCAGAAGGGAGGCTATGAAGAATAAGCAAAGATCACGAGGTAGAGGAGGAGTGCATGCAAATCAAGCGATGGGGATTGATGGAAACTGTGTGAGAGAAGTCGCAGAGATCACAGAAGGTGAGGTTGATGAAGATCTAGCTTATGTTTTGCGGGATCTGTTCGACATTTGTTCATCTTGTACAGCAAAAGCTGCATAG